The following nucleotide sequence is from Drosophila takahashii strain IR98-3 E-12201 chromosome 3L, DtakHiC1v2, whole genome shotgun sequence.
atggagataattgGCTTAACTCGTGGgttaaactttgatccgccgtaactttttaacgaatggtccgatttaaaaactttcttctacatttcgataggtattgataaacacaataaaactgcatttttacttttccgaaatattgaaatttttaaagtcgtATCTAAGCGAttatgggcgttagagggggcgtggcacccttttgaaacaaacttgcgctgcgtaggaactcctagaatctgcatgcaaaatgtcaatcttctttaattttaattgcaagtttttataaatattttagtgtaCCTCTGTATACAAAAATGTCAGAACAAATTTAACCAACATATTCTTTCAatagtctatttaaatttgaatgacAACCaactaaatcaaataaaaatcaaggcAACGAAAGAGAAATGAATGCTGTGGGGataataaaagcaaatatACTGGCGAAGATATTTTCCCAGCTGTTTTAAAATGCCACCGGGAACATGGGAAAAGCGGAAAGGGAAAGTGATGGAAGAAAACATTTCTCgtgaatttatttgtttgcttaaGAATTGCTCATCGCGTTTCAATATATCACTCACGTCATATTACCCGATGGTACTATATTTGCAGATATTCCGCAGATCGGTTGCAGCAGACACGATTGTGTGCTGACGTGACGTAAATGAACGATCCCGGCGATATACCACTAGCACACACGGGTACTCCGGACGGCAGGCCGCCCTGCAGCATTATCTCCATCATACCAACCATAGGAATGTCCTCATGTCGTGGAAGAGCCGAGGCATTCGCACGGAGTCTGTCCTCCAAGCTACGCACCTTGGGATCTCAGGTGAATATTCGAATTCTCAAATtccaaattaatcaaataaagtAGGTACCCAAACTACGTATAGggattcaaaaattaatatcaaatgttttttctactaatactttaaaattatttagaattttctGAAgtgtaaaaacaattttctgtAGAttgggacggtctgtaagttgggactccacattttttcaaaacttttcaacaaaaaaaaatgttttttattttttttagttgtaTTTAGTAACAAAACATTTGAGTAAAACATTAGAAGCCAGGCTTAAGCCAGATTTAAGTTGTGACactcgtgtaccatttttcaccaaaaaaatttttgagcactttttttaaaattccataaaaaattaattaggggtttaaatatatttggtaaaatgcttaaaacatAGGTAATTAAATGgttaacaaatattaaaaatattagattaATTTGACAGCaagaaaaaaagtgtttaatttCTTTCCCAAACAACCCATTTTGTATATGttgggacactttgagcgtgtaagttgagacacccgttttgcAGAGTCAGAGGTCGCCTTCTGCAAAGTAAATTTCATTGAAATTGGGGGAAATGTGATccttcaaagagccttttagTTTTAACTGCTATTTGTtctaagttaattaaaaagggacgggaaataacttaaaacgaactaaaattgattaaactaacataaataaatagtttctaAAAGTTTGAAGTACATTATGTGTgagttttattgatttttaaaagtttcccaacttacagaccaCTTTTtcaaataggaaaaaaatattttttgttgttttttttttttaagtagaaTTACCTTTTGATCAGTACCTAATGCGTGATATTTCagaagtgaatgtcgaaatggcagatcaaaaaaaaaaggtgtaccaacctacagacctcttccCTACTTAAAAACAGTCGAGTTTTAATAGCTCGAACCTTTAATAGCTCATTCTGCCAAAAATAATGCaatacattaaattttttaaaagttttgtaaCGATGTTTATTTAGCTTAAAACGACGGCATTTAGATAATTTAAAGAGAAGTTTAGTAACGGCGGAAAATATACCATTTTCAATCTACATTGCCTTCAGCCAATTACTACTTGAATATTAAACACTATACCTCGTTTGCACTATCTCTGAGTTTATTCTTGTCTTTGCCTTTCGAAGTATTATATATCTAATGGAGGATCTCTTCCCGCAGACAACCGAGGAGGGTGAGGGCAATGCGGAGGATGAGCCAATCATTAATGGAACCAGCACGAACACGTGGGTTAATTCCCACGACTCGGAGCAGACGGTGACCGATCTGCAGCCACTTCGCCATGAGTCCGACTCCTTCTTCGACTTCGACTGCGAGCTGGAGTCGCCGGGGAGCCCGGTGGACGAGTGCGAGTACCTGCGCCTGATCGAAACCGCCTCGAATACGCCGCACAACTCAACGGCGGAATCGGGCTATGCCTGCGCTTCAATGGCCAGCAgtcacagcagcagcaccgaTGGTCCCTACTTCGATGCTTCCGCCTCGGCTTCGGCTTCGGCTTCGGCTTCCACATCCACAGCTGCAGCTGCCCAGGACCAAAAGCTGCCAGCCTCGGAACTCAAGGAGTATGTGAATACCCTACAATTAAATGGAAGGCATGGCCTGGTCAATGGAgtgcaggaggagcagctgtcTGGCCAGGATGTTGCTCAGGAGGACGAGGCCTTCCTACAGGCCCAGATACTCAGTGAACTCCAGCAACATAGCATCAGTTTGCGGACCGAGGAACAGACGAAGCCCGAAATGGAGCAGCTCAGCAATGGGCATCTCGAGGAAGTGGAGGACATGGAACTGAAGGAAGTCCTGGAGGTAGCTGGTACTACGAACAGAGCTCCAGAGGCGGTCTCCACTGAAAGAGCACATAAAGAAGTGCCACATGAAGAGGTAACCTCTACGGACAGAGCCGCAGAGGTAACCCCTTACGATAGAGTTCAAAGGGAAAGCACCCAGGAGAGGGTGCAAGAAGAGATGCCCTACGAGAGAGTTCAAGAAGAGATCCCTAACGACAGAGTCCAAGAGAAAACCTCCAACGAGAGGATTCAAGAGGAATCCTCCAACGACAGAGCCGAGGAGGAAACCTCCTACAAATCGCCCACAGAATCCTCCCTTGAAAGAACGCCCACAGAGGAAGCCTCCTCCCCCGACAGGACCGTTCAGGAAACCAGAGTCGTGGAACTCTCGCCGGATAGTGGTGTGGATGAGACGGACAAATCGGCCAGCAATCTCACCGTAAACGTGGACCTGGCCCAAATAGAACAGGCCAAACAGGATGCCACCGAAGCTGTGGAAAAGAGTGGTGCCCACAGTCATGGCATTGATACCACAGATGACGAAGACGATTGCAGACCCCAGCGCATCAGGCGTTGTTCCTCACTTAAGACGGGAAAGACCCCGCCAGGAACTCCGGGCCGCAAGAAGATCGTGAGGTTCGCCGACGTTCTCGGGCTGGATCTGGCCGATGTGAAGACCTTCCTGGACGAAATACCCACCATACCGAAGTCAGCGTTCGAGGACCTGGAGATACTGGAGTCGGAGCCGCCTCTGCAGCTGGGTCCCAAGTCCGATAAGCTACTGATGCCTCTGTTCCAGCAGCCAGGAGGGCTGCCCAAGTTCCTCGACGCCGTCAGGGAGAAGCAGGTGTCGCTGGAGAACGCCGCCGTGTCCGACAACATCAACCAGACGATATCCGGATCGGTGCGCGTCCGGAATCTCGACTTTCACAAGTCGGTGCACATAAGATACTCGCTGGACGGGTGGAGGAGCTATGCCGATTTGCAGGCCAACTACGTGGAGAACTCCTGCGATGGCTTCTCCGACATCTTCACCTTTGTGCTGTTCGGGAACTCGCTGCACGTGGGCCAGAGGCTGGAGTTCGCCGTGCGATTTCAGTGCAAGGGCCAGCAATTCTGGGACAACAACTACGGGGCCAACTACTGCTTCCAGTGTCTGCCCAGCTCGACACATACCACCGGCAGCTCGACGGCATCGCCTCCGTCCGTGGCGACTGGCCCCGTAACCTCTGGCCACAGTGCCAGTCTGGTCGGAATGCTAAGCCCCACGGCGGGCGATGCCTGGTGCAGCTCCTTCTACTAACCGGTGGCGATGGGCCCGCACTAAAGGCACTGGCACACCGATAAGAATCCATCCCCCATCCATCCACCTCCCTCCCGAAGTCACGACACCAAGGTCTGGGACTCTGCCCGGTCCTTGATGTTGTGTCCACGCCCTGAGAGAATTCGAGTCCCCAAGTCCCAGATGATCGGCCAGTCAGAAATCACAGATCAGAATACCTACCTTCATTGGGCTACCTCTACGATAGGGTGCTACGATTTTTCGCTGAAAAatgttatggcaattctttaaGACAGGTATCATGCAATGGCTGTTTAACATTAATGCGTTTACATCTGAGTTGTAAGGCCCAACGGGAGCTATAAAAAGAACTGGAAATGAATTTGTGCTTTACATATTAAGAGCTGATATATGGGATGTGGGTTCAACACATCATAATATATAAATCAGTGGAGCTCCTGTAAAATGCCTTGAAACAGTCTTAAAATTACTTCACTCCTACTTTACGAAAAGTCGAATTTGGTACCCTTCCTTGAGAATGCCAacattgtttatatttttatagaacgGAAAAGATTGAAGGGTTAATGAAGGAGGAGGAAAGCTATAACAGCTAAATGAgcgccacaaaaaaaaaataaacaaaccagAGTAGTGCGAGCAAGAACGAAAGCCAGCAAAGTTCGAATGAATCCCAAAGATAGTTGTTAGTCCTATGTTATAAGAAGAGCAAGtgataaaaaactaaaaatcaaatcagTTTCTTCAATGTCTTCttctgttttcagttttttccgatttttattaagtttgCTTCTAGGTTTGCTTGTCATGAGAAACCGTTTCCAAGTCGCTGTCAGTCGGATCGGGTTATTAAGATTGGGTTTCTGCCAAGCTTAAAGAAATCATTTTTGTGAGaaaatcaattatttaatGTTAGTTCAGCAGCAGCTATTCGATAAGCTCAGATCATTTTGAAGCTTTGTTTATACACAGACCTATACGAGCACAGAGACCATGTCAAAAGTTAACTACAACTAATTAACATCCATTATCTAGTCAATACGAGTTTACTTTTGCGACCTTTTCGACTATTCACAGTCCCAAAGGAAATACTACAATCCCAAGATCTTTGTACCCCGATCGGTAACATGTTTTGAACCATCTGACACAACAGGCAAACCATAACTTTTGTTTCTCTTTATTGTTGATATTCTTCtaatatttgatttctttaatattctttaattttaatttaaacgatttaaatattttttatgtatatgTTGATGCGTAATATAtatcataatattttataaatatatatatacaaaataaaataaatataatacttaGTTATTTCTTCTTGCTTTATTCTTTTACTTATGCTCTTGAtttcgaaataataaaaacgaaCTCTTCTTATCCACAACCAAACCTTAAGTAGCCTATATCAGGGATAAAGTAGCGAAAACCTACTTTTAACAATTAATTGCAAACACAGCTACCTCAAGGTTTTGTGACCGAAAACACGAAAGAGAGAAAATAAtagttaaacaaaatatatgattcaaataaaataacaattaaataaatatgtttattgcATAGCAAAcatgtataaaacaaaaaagcaaaaccACAAATAAATATGAACTTTAAAAGTTACAACTATTTACAAACGTATGTTAACATAGCAGGAACCTCAGGAAAATTACAAAAGTCCCCCAAACCAAATGACTTAGACTGAAGCGTGAGTATTTCGCTAGATGAGcgaaaaaatgttatgaaaTCTGCCCAAAAACCAGAACATTGTTAAGAATTGTGTGGGCGGGGCTTTTGTCAGCATGAGTTCCACTTGACACTAATGAAAGAATAATAATgaacccacaaaaaaaaataaatgcgaaCAGAGATATATTGCATGACTTAaaggtgttttcttttctgcatCGAAATGGCACCGAAATCAGGGGGCAGGAATAAATTCTTTGCACATTGCATTgcacattaaataattttaacggAAAAAATAATCATGTTCACAGGTAAGtgaaaattaagtatttaaattcTTATCCGCATCACTCTAAATAAAAGTCATTGCTCTGCTCCCATTTACGGTTATCCAAAGTTTATTGTCGTGTTCgcagaattaaatattttttctttttttcttatttattaagCTGTTCCAGCTGGCTCAGAATTCACTTTTCATGGCTCAATCACAAAGTCCAATACCCATTAAGTGTGAAAGTTCTTTCAAATCAATCAttgatttttatgcaaattatgcACACTTTATAAATAGTTGGCTTAGTTTATTAAACAAGAGGAATTTGCATAAGATACAAATAAGATGATCGTTCGACAAGACGTATAAATCTCAAATGAGCTATTTTAACGGTAGTTTGAATGGTTCTTCTTTATTGCCATTCTTCAGCCTTATAAAAGAAGTCACAATGATCTGATTTTTGTTAGTTTACAGCATGACGTCGCCTGTGGAAGTTCGCTTTTC
It contains:
- the Gbs-76A gene encoding glycogen-binding subunit 76A, which produces MNDPGDIPLAHTGTPDGRPPCSIISIIPTIGMSSCRGRAEAFARSLSSKLRTLGSQTTEEGEGNAEDEPIINGTSTNTWVNSHDSEQTVTDLQPLRHESDSFFDFDCELESPGSPVDECEYLRLIETASNTPHNSTAESGYACASMASSHSSSTDGPYFDASASASASASASTSTAAAAQDQKLPASELKEYVNTLQLNGRHGLVNGVQEEQLSGQDVAQEDEAFLQAQILSELQQHSISLRTEEQTKPEMEQLSNGHLEEVEDMELKEVLEVAGTTNRAPEAVSTERAHKEVPHEEVTSTDRAAEVTPYDRVQRESTQERVQEEMPYERVQEEIPNDRVQEKTSNERIQEESSNDRAEEETSYKSPTESSLERTPTEEASSPDRTVQETRVVELSPDSGVDETDKSASNLTVNVDLAQIEQAKQDATEAVEKSGAHSHGIDTTDDEDDCRPQRIRRCSSLKTGKTPPGTPGRKKIVRFADVLGLDLADVKTFLDEIPTIPKSAFEDLEILESEPPLQLGPKSDKLLMPLFQQPGGLPKFLDAVREKQVSLENAAVSDNINQTISGSVRVRNLDFHKSVHIRYSLDGWRSYADLQANYVENSCDGFSDIFTFVLFGNSLHVGQRLEFAVRFQCKGQQFWDNNYGANYCFQCLPSSTHTTGSSTASPPSVATGPVTSGHSASLVGMLSPTAGDAWCSSFY